One region of Carassius carassius chromosome 41, fCarCar2.1, whole genome shotgun sequence genomic DNA includes:
- the LOC132123482 gene encoding TBC1 domain family member 15-like has product MPERERVFKVFDNMIESCDESHVEGKGQNHLDSDEPSGKLKGIQCSVRRSVAPVTSPESACASMSLPGVMDAEGRVDESRLRMHIFKNGGMSPDERGLVWRFLFGMYPCSSTALERPLLLEQMAVRYQVMKRKWQQLLPGAVHLRLNGTDAELLTAVKYFEQRQDREQNKQQFESEEAGEKMSFLQLQAQVLFKRVTFDLEELQEAVRIIDKDVPRTDRDLPYYRNEGLGNLLVLRDILITYAAFHPEVSYAQGMNDLCSRFLEVLDSEVDTYWSFSHYMEKFSKDFCADGLYRKMELEAALLKELDPQLYSHLVTDNMEKITFCHRWLLLGFQREFEHSDALRLFEIFSCDHLELISQQVDRARYQERLARKYSLEDEPVKELQAVNRDFTFELFMCATILLENREALLSCRNDAQLIQFTSSLQGKLDLNSTLKKTEEHFYNYCKHSAWDYLRGHCHLRKSKEDHFLYQLRNLFS; this is encoded by the exons atgcctgagagagagagagtctttaaAGTATTTGACAACATGATTGAATCTTGTGATGAATCACATGTAGAAGGGAAAGGTCAAAACCATCTGGACAGTGATGAACCCTCTGGGAAGTTGAAGGGAATACAGTGCAGCGTCCGTCGGTCCGTCGCACCTGTGACCTCACCTGAGTCCGCCTGCGCGAGCATGTCGCTTCCAGGCGTGATGGACGCAGAGGGGCGAGTGGACGAATCCAGGCTCAGGATGCATATTTTTAAAAACG GTGGCATGTCGCCTGATGAACGTGGTCTGGTTTGGCGTTTTCTGTTTGGCATGTACCCCTGCAGCTCTACGGCTCTGGAGCGCCCCCTGCTGCTGGAGCAGATGGCGGTGCGCTATCAGGTCATGAAGAGGAAGTGGCAACAGCTGCTTCCTGGAGCCGTTCATCTGCGTCTTAATGGCACTGATG ctgaactGCTGACAGCAGTGAAGTATTTTGAGCAGAGGCAGGACAGAGAGCAGAATAAACAGCAGTTTGAGTCTGAAGAGGCTGGAGAGAAGATGTCCTTCTTGCAACTGCAGGCTCAG GTGTTATTTAAACGGGTAACCTTTGACCTGGAAGAGCTTCAGGAGGCCGTACGCATCATTGACAAAGATGTTCCCCGAACAGACAGAGATCTTCCATACTACCG GAATGAAGGTTTGGGTAACCTGCTTGTCTTGAGAGATATTCTAATCACATATGCTGCTTTTCACCCAG AAGTAAGTTACGCTCAGGGTATGAATGATCTGTGCAGTCGTTTTCTGGAGGTGCTGGACTCAGAAGTGGACACTTACTGGAGCTTCTCCCACTACATGGAGAAATTTTCCAAAGACTTCTGTGCTGATGGACTGTATCGCAAAATGG AGTTGGAAGCTGCTTTACTAAAAGAGCTTGATCCTCAACTATACTCCCATCTGGTCACAGACAACATGGAAAAAATCACTTTTTGTCACAG GTGGCTTTTGTTGGGTTTCCAGCGCGAGTTTGAGCACAGCGATGCTCTGCGTCTGTTTGAGATTTTCAGCTGTGATCATCTGGAGCTCATCTCACAGCAGGTGGATCGGGCTCGATATCAGGAGAGACTGGCACGCAAATACAGCCTGG AGGATGAACCTGTGAAGGAGCTCCAAGCCGTTAACAGAGATTTCACCTTTGAACTCTTCATGTGTGCCACCATCTTGCTGGAGAACCGAGAAGCTTTACTCAGCTGCAGGAACGATGCTCAGCTCATACAGTTTaccagcag TCTGCAGGGCAAGCTGGACCTGAACAGCACCCTGAAAAAAACTGAGGAACATTTTTACAACTACTGCAAACACTCAGCCTGGGACTATCTGAGAGGCCACTGTCACTTGCGCAAGAGCAAAGAGGACCACTTTTTATATCAACTCCGTAACCTTTTCTCCTGA